The Candidatus Hydrogenedentota bacterium genome includes a window with the following:
- a CDS encoding MFS transporter, producing the protein MDSQYKATSIDLFSFNTAPMRAFHMTWFAFFLCFFAWFGIAPLMSVVREELALTKAQVGNTIIASVAATVIARLIAGWACDRYGPRRTYGWLLVLGSIPVMGIGFATNYESFLLFRLGISIIGASFVITQFHTTMMFAPNVVGTANAATAGWGNLGGGVTQMVMPLLFSGFVAAGLTEFWSWRASMFLAGVVCFATGVAYYFVTRDTPEGDFRELRARGAMPKAAANRGAFWEAFGDVRVWALFVIYGGCFGVEITLDNIAALYFTDYFDLGIHAAGFVAAGLGLLNIFARALGGIVGDRFGLRWGLKGRVRWLAIVMACEALTLILFSQMTSLSLAIAALLLFGLFVCMGCGATYAVVPFINKRALGPVAGIVGAGGNVGALLSGFLFKVESLSWPQGLFVLGLIVFVCSVTAVVIRFSDADEAAAKHDIEQRLRATAEPALASA; encoded by the coding sequence ATGGACAGCCAGTACAAAGCGACTTCTATCGATCTCTTTTCATTTAATACCGCGCCGATGCGCGCCTTCCACATGACGTGGTTTGCGTTCTTCCTATGTTTCTTTGCGTGGTTCGGAATCGCGCCGTTGATGTCGGTCGTACGCGAGGAACTCGCGCTGACGAAGGCCCAGGTGGGCAACACCATTATCGCTTCCGTTGCCGCGACGGTTATTGCACGGCTCATTGCGGGTTGGGCCTGCGATCGGTATGGTCCGCGGCGCACGTACGGGTGGCTGCTAGTGCTGGGTTCCATCCCCGTGATGGGCATCGGGTTTGCGACAAATTACGAGAGCTTCCTGCTGTTCCGATTGGGGATCAGCATCATCGGGGCGTCGTTTGTCATCACGCAATTCCATACGACCATGATGTTCGCGCCGAACGTCGTGGGTACGGCAAACGCCGCGACGGCCGGCTGGGGCAACCTGGGCGGCGGCGTAACCCAAATGGTGATGCCGCTACTGTTCAGCGGTTTTGTGGCGGCGGGACTGACGGAGTTCTGGAGTTGGCGCGCGTCGATGTTTCTCGCCGGCGTTGTCTGCTTCGCCACTGGCGTCGCGTACTACTTCGTGACTCGCGACACGCCCGAGGGCGACTTTCGCGAGTTGCGCGCGCGAGGCGCGATGCCTAAAGCGGCGGCGAACCGCGGTGCGTTCTGGGAAGCGTTTGGTGACGTACGCGTGTGGGCGCTGTTCGTCATCTACGGCGGGTGCTTCGGCGTCGAAATCACGCTGGACAACATCGCCGCGTTGTACTTCACCGACTACTTCGATCTCGGCATACACGCGGCAGGATTTGTCGCCGCGGGGCTGGGCCTGCTCAACATCTTCGCGCGCGCGCTGGGCGGGATAGTCGGCGATCGGTTCGGCTTGCGTTGGGGACTGAAAGGGCGCGTGCGTTGGCTCGCGATCGTTATGGCGTGCGAAGCGCTGACGCTCATCCTCTTCTCGCAAATGACGTCGCTCTCGCTCGCCATCGCGGCATTGCTGCTGTTTGGGTTGTTTGTGTGCATGGGTTGCGGCGCGACCTATGCGGTGGTTCCATTCATCAACAAGCGTGCTCTCGGGCCTGTTGCGGGAATCGTCGGCGCGGGCGGAAACGTGGGCGCATTGTTGTCCGGGTTCCTATTCAAGGTCGAGTCCCTGAGCTGGCCGCAAGGTTTGTTCGTGCTTGGATTGATTGTGTTCGTGTGCTCGGTGACCGCGGTCGTGATTCGGTTTTCCGACGCCGACGAGGCCGCGGCGAAGCACGACATCGAGCAACGGCTTCGGGCAACTGCCGAGCCGGCGCTGGCATCCGCGTAA
- a CDS encoding PAS domain-containing protein, giving the protein MSRITPLNKLTSVNRLTTLYVLALGSVGLLVIVGQLLIQHSIAQQHNDSTVINVAGRQRMLSQRIAKAALALHVRPDTARVSELEEAVALWIGSHEGLIRRDGAMHLEGANSKEVQALFDRIEGPRQRIVSAAQQLARIETHEGASSAEVGGLVAAILESEALFLSGMDAIVSQYEREANAKVDHVRRLELGLLFATLAILALEARFIFRPAVANIRSTVGRLEESEAGRARIAEELRAIFDSVPALIMHCDTDGTIVRLNRSGATIIGESIEKLTGICVYDLFTGQEARLRDEDLQIVRSGEPQLGLLHYLRNAQGDTRWLRMNKIPHRGADGQTAGIIMFAVDVSEQKRLERRLMELRSEEERQLGYNLHDGLGQELSGILYASRVLANRLKAKDPESAAQAAEIIALVKRGVETVRGIAKSLRSIGDDPDALSKSLRELAAVTRETAGLKCEFEEKGSVLLFERDIAEHLYRIAQEAVNNAIRHSGAQQVWIRLAQGDEETVLEIADDGRGMDTVGMRRERSAGLDPEGMGLSIMEHRAELVGGRFQIESRPNHGTKVRCAISM; this is encoded by the coding sequence ATGTCGCGCATTACGCCCTTAAATAAGCTCACTTCCGTCAATCGACTGACGACCTTGTACGTCCTCGCCCTGGGTAGCGTCGGGCTGCTCGTGATCGTCGGGCAGCTATTGATTCAACACTCGATAGCTCAACAGCACAACGATTCGACGGTGATCAACGTGGCCGGCCGCCAGCGCATGTTGAGCCAGCGCATTGCGAAAGCGGCGCTCGCCCTCCATGTTCGTCCCGACACGGCCCGCGTCAGCGAATTGGAGGAAGCGGTGGCGCTGTGGATCGGCTCGCACGAAGGACTGATTCGGCGTGACGGGGCCATGCACCTCGAGGGCGCCAATAGCAAAGAGGTGCAAGCGCTCTTCGACCGGATCGAGGGACCGCGGCAACGAATCGTGTCCGCCGCGCAACAGCTCGCCCGAATCGAAACGCACGAGGGCGCCTCCTCAGCGGAGGTAGGCGGCCTCGTCGCGGCGATACTCGAAAGTGAGGCGCTCTTCTTAAGTGGAATGGACGCCATCGTGTCGCAATACGAACGGGAAGCGAACGCAAAAGTCGACCACGTCCGCCGGTTGGAATTGGGACTGCTGTTCGCCACGCTCGCGATTCTCGCCCTCGAGGCGCGCTTCATTTTCCGGCCCGCCGTCGCTAATATTCGCAGTACTGTTGGCCGGCTCGAAGAATCGGAAGCGGGGCGCGCGCGAATCGCCGAGGAACTGCGCGCGATCTTCGATTCCGTGCCCGCGCTCATCATGCATTGCGACACGGACGGCACCATCGTACGGCTGAACCGATCCGGCGCCACGATCATCGGCGAAAGCATCGAGAAGCTTACCGGTATCTGCGTCTACGATCTGTTTACGGGACAAGAAGCGCGGCTACGCGACGAGGACCTCCAAATCGTGCGCAGCGGCGAGCCGCAGTTGGGCCTCCTCCACTACCTGCGAAACGCGCAGGGCGACACGCGGTGGCTGCGCATGAACAAGATTCCGCACCGCGGCGCCGATGGCCAGACCGCCGGTATCATCATGTTTGCGGTGGACGTAAGCGAGCAGAAGCGGCTCGAGCGGCGCTTGATGGAACTGCGCTCCGAGGAAGAACGCCAACTCGGCTACAACCTCCACGACGGCCTGGGCCAGGAGCTATCGGGCATCCTCTACGCCAGCCGCGTGCTCGCCAACCGCCTCAAGGCCAAAGACCCGGAATCCGCCGCGCAGGCCGCGGAAATCATCGCGCTCGTGAAGCGCGGCGTTGAGACCGTTCGCGGAATCGCGAAGAGCCTGCGGTCGATCGGCGACGATCCCGACGCGCTGTCGAAGTCCTTGCGCGAACTCGCCGCGGTCACCCGCGAAACGGCCGGCCTCAAATGCGAGTTCGAGGAAAAGGGTTCGGTCTTGTTGTTCGAACGCGATATCGCGGAACATCTCTACCGTATCGCGCAGGAGGCCGTGAACAACGCCATCCGCCACAGCGGCGCGCAGCAGGTTTGGATTCGGCTCGCCCAGGGCGACGAGGAAACGGTGTTGGAAATTGCCGATGACGGACGCGGCATGGATACGGTCGGCATGCGGCGCGAACGCAGCGCCGGGCTGGATCCCGAGGGAATGGGTTTGAGCATCATGGAGCACCGCGCGGAACTGGTCGGAGGACGATTTCAGATCGAGTCGCGCCCCAACCACGGCACGAAAGTCCGATGTGCAATTTCCATGTAA
- the gltA gene encoding NADPH-dependent glutamate synthase, with the protein MFTITTKRKLSDHLTEINVAAPLIAKAAHPGNFVLVRGDEFGERIPLTIADSNAASGTITLVMQEIGKGTKALAAVEPGQAYLDVVGPLGKDREIHGPGRTICCVCGGVGLAPMFPQMKAHHEAGNRLISILGARDASLLFWQDKVEAISDKVCYATDDGSFGRKGFAAQALDELVRGGEGIDEVIAIGPVPHMKAVVDCCKTHGLPVVVSLNPIMVDGTGMCGGCRVSVNGEVKYACVDGPEFDGKLVDFDELIMRQRAYKPLEAQANDGRAEPHHEDEHICHFEQRVKQMVAALESRKNKHCSSYFEETSALFVLQTIAELAKHRTTFDEVKPTFSPEEALAEALRCKGCEHATCIEGCPVEVDIREFIRCIQRGELTEAARIVKEKNNLPAVCGRVCPQETQCEKRCVVAKTQDRPVAIGALERFVADWEAEHVPPRPFRIEPKGKMVAVIGCGPGGLTCAGDLARMGYDVTIFEAFHDTGGVLRYGIPEFRLPKAIVDREVNYIKSLGVRIELDMVIGKVLTIDGLFANGYESIFIAVGAGAPMFMNVPGENLIGVYSANEFLTRVNLMKAYRFGEYQTPVNIGSHVVVVGAGNVAMDAARVAIRLGAKRVTIVYRRSEAEIPARAEEVLHAREEGVAFHLLTAPVRLVGDDHGRVRAMECIRMTLGEPDTSGRRRPIPVPNSEFTIDCDMLIPALGTRANPLLTGNTKGIELNKWGNIVADPVTGATNLPGVYAGGDIVTGAATVIEAMGAGKRAAAAIDNYLSANSLRPVSIS; encoded by the coding sequence ATGTTCACCATTACAACGAAACGGAAGTTGTCCGACCACCTCACGGAAATTAACGTCGCGGCGCCGCTCATCGCCAAGGCAGCGCACCCCGGCAATTTTGTGCTTGTGCGCGGCGACGAATTCGGCGAGCGCATCCCGCTGACAATCGCCGACTCCAATGCTGCCAGTGGCACGATTACGCTCGTGATGCAGGAGATCGGCAAAGGCACCAAGGCCCTGGCGGCGGTCGAACCGGGTCAAGCCTATCTCGATGTGGTCGGGCCGCTGGGCAAGGACCGCGAGATTCACGGGCCGGGCAGGACCATCTGCTGCGTGTGCGGCGGCGTGGGTCTCGCCCCCATGTTCCCGCAGATGAAGGCGCATCACGAAGCCGGCAACCGCCTTATTTCCATCCTCGGCGCGCGCGACGCGTCGCTGTTGTTCTGGCAGGACAAGGTGGAGGCGATTAGCGACAAGGTGTGTTACGCGACCGACGACGGCTCGTTCGGGCGCAAAGGCTTCGCGGCGCAAGCGCTCGATGAACTCGTGCGCGGCGGCGAGGGCATCGACGAGGTGATCGCGATCGGTCCGGTGCCGCACATGAAGGCGGTCGTCGATTGCTGCAAGACGCATGGCCTGCCCGTTGTCGTCAGTCTGAATCCCATCATGGTCGACGGCACCGGCATGTGCGGGGGCTGCCGCGTGAGCGTGAACGGAGAAGTCAAGTACGCGTGCGTGGACGGGCCGGAGTTTGACGGCAAGCTCGTCGATTTCGACGAGCTGATCATGCGGCAGCGCGCGTACAAACCGCTCGAAGCGCAGGCGAACGACGGACGCGCCGAACCGCATCACGAAGATGAGCACATCTGCCACTTCGAGCAGCGGGTCAAACAGATGGTCGCTGCGCTCGAATCGCGCAAGAACAAACATTGCTCGAGCTACTTCGAAGAGACTTCGGCACTGTTCGTCCTGCAAACGATCGCCGAACTGGCCAAGCACCGCACAACGTTCGACGAGGTGAAACCCACGTTCTCCCCCGAGGAAGCGCTGGCCGAGGCGCTCCGCTGCAAAGGCTGCGAACACGCCACCTGCATCGAAGGATGCCCCGTCGAAGTCGACATTCGAGAATTCATCCGGTGCATCCAGCGGGGCGAACTCACGGAAGCCGCTCGAATCGTCAAAGAAAAAAACAACCTGCCCGCCGTGTGCGGCCGCGTGTGCCCGCAGGAAACCCAGTGCGAAAAGCGATGCGTCGTCGCGAAAACCCAGGATCGCCCGGTGGCCATCGGCGCGCTGGAACGGTTCGTAGCGGATTGGGAGGCGGAGCATGTTCCGCCGCGGCCCTTCCGCATTGAACCCAAGGGCAAGATGGTCGCGGTGATCGGGTGCGGACCGGGCGGCCTCACCTGCGCCGGCGACCTCGCGCGCATGGGGTATGACGTCACCATATTCGAGGCATTTCACGACACCGGCGGCGTGCTTCGGTACGGCATCCCCGAGTTTCGCTTGCCGAAAGCCATCGTCGATCGCGAAGTGAACTACATCAAGAGTCTCGGCGTCCGAATCGAACTCGACATGGTGATCGGGAAGGTGCTGACGATCGACGGCCTTTTCGCCAACGGATACGAATCCATCTTTATTGCGGTGGGAGCGGGCGCGCCCATGTTCATGAATGTGCCGGGAGAGAACCTCATCGGCGTGTACAGCGCCAACGAGTTTCTCACGCGCGTAAACCTCATGAAGGCGTACCGCTTCGGCGAATACCAGACCCCCGTGAACATCGGCAGTCACGTCGTCGTCGTCGGGGCGGGCAACGTGGCGATGGACGCGGCGCGCGTTGCCATTCGGCTCGGCGCAAAGCGCGTCACCATCGTCTACCGCCGTTCCGAAGCGGAGATTCCGGCCCGCGCCGAGGAAGTGCTCCATGCGCGCGAAGAGGGCGTGGCCTTTCACCTGCTGACCGCGCCCGTCCGGCTCGTCGGCGACGATCACGGGCGCGTGCGCGCGATGGAATGCATCCGCATGACACTGGGAGAGCCGGACACCTCCGGCCGCCGCCGTCCGATTCCGGTGCCGAACAGCGAGTTCACGATCGACTGCGACATGCTCATCCCCGCGCTGGGTACGCGCGCGAACCCGCTGCTCACGGGAAACACCAAGGGCATCGAACTCAACAAGTGGGGAAACATAGTTGCCGATCCCGTCACCGGCGCAACGAACCTGCCCGGCGTATACGCGGGCGGGGATATCGTGACCGGCGCCGCGACCGTCATCGAGGCCATGGGCGCGGGCAAACGCGCCGCGGCGGCCATCGACAACTACCTGTCCGCCAATTCTTTACGCCCTGTGTCTATCTCATAG
- a CDS encoding molybdopterin-dependent oxidoreductase: MYPAPDQSVRTTCSYCGVGCGVRVHRDAAGRLHLEGDADHPVNAGMLCSKGRALHHVVQSTDDRLLFPQMRRSRSHPLERVDWDTALDRAAAVFRTTIDRYGAESVGFYISGQCLTEEYYVANKLVKGFIGCNNIDTNSRLCMSSAVTAYKLSLGDDLCPVGYDDIEHGDCFLVAGANPAFCHPILFRRLEQHKQARPSARVIVADPRKTQSCAIADLHLQLRPGTDVALYNAIARELIERDLVDHRFIGAHTDGFAQMREAAMQRSVAEAAAICDVPERDIRTAAHWIGEARAFQTWWAMGLNQSVAGVDKNLALINLSLVTGQIGKPGAGPLSLTGQPNAMGGREVGGLATLLAAHRDLANPAHRDEIARYWGVERISDKPGLTATEMFAALEAGTMRAVWIVCTNPAVSMPDIARIERALRAARFVVVQEISSRSDTTAYADVLLPAAGWLEKPGVMTNSERRVTLVEKLVEPPGEALPDTEILCRFAAKMGWGSAFSYGSPEDIFIEHRELTRGTRIDIGGISYERLRKEGSVQWPCPCADHPGTARLFEDGRFATPNQKARLHGVTYSEPAEATSAEHPFVLTTGRLREQWHTMTRTGKVNRLLQHESAPFAEMHPDDAKAFGIADGATARIANERGEVAVQVRCVDSIKRGTVFLPMHWSNGTGAGGARTNLLTNSAVDARSKQPGFKYAAVRVEPVVMPARRIVVIGAGAGALQFVSSYRKRNGIDSIIVFGNENAGFYDRIQLPSYITGEKVWGQLVTCGDDELRARRIEFKPGSAITEIVRDERRVVDAQGNSYAYDALVIATGSSAATPDKATANLGGVFTLRNRADADAIHRHARASKRAVIVGGGLLGIELAVALRALGLGVTLLHRSSRLMGGQLDDTAAGLLLQELSARGVEVVLQETVAHTHGTERILGVRSAGGVYYACDLLIYAVGTLPNDWLARNAGIVCGNGIVVDDALRTNDPNVYALGECAEHRGQRYGTSLAARQQADVVAAQLAGDTAALYTGSIPVHVLKAPGIQVASAGYMCAAVSKGIEEIVYHDRAERVYIRCFVRQNRLIGALLVGDLSNLPQFCAWIESGIELDSERRNVLRAGAGVARNTAKGKLVCSCNQVGKGNIDDALASGCQTLEEICAATGAGTTCGSCRPEVQLLVTQRAVAIA, encoded by the coding sequence ATGTACCCCGCGCCGGACCAAAGCGTAAGAACGACGTGCAGCTATTGCGGCGTTGGGTGCGGCGTACGCGTACACCGCGACGCCGCGGGCAGATTGCACCTCGAAGGCGACGCCGACCATCCGGTTAACGCGGGGATGTTGTGCTCGAAGGGGCGTGCGCTTCACCACGTGGTGCAGAGTACGGACGACAGGTTACTGTTTCCGCAGATGCGGCGCAGCCGGTCGCATCCCCTGGAACGAGTCGACTGGGACACCGCGTTGGACCGCGCCGCAGCGGTGTTCCGCACGACCATCGATCGGTATGGCGCGGAATCGGTTGGGTTCTACATTTCCGGCCAGTGCCTTACCGAAGAATACTACGTGGCGAACAAGCTCGTGAAGGGGTTCATCGGCTGTAACAACATCGACACCAATTCCCGACTATGCATGAGTTCCGCGGTGACGGCGTACAAGCTGTCGCTTGGCGACGATCTGTGCCCCGTCGGTTACGACGACATCGAGCACGGAGATTGCTTTCTTGTCGCGGGCGCGAACCCGGCGTTCTGCCACCCAATCCTGTTTCGGCGTTTGGAGCAACACAAACAGGCCCGGCCCAGCGCACGGGTCATCGTCGCGGATCCGCGCAAGACGCAGAGTTGCGCCATTGCCGACCTTCATCTCCAGCTTCGTCCCGGTACGGACGTGGCCCTTTACAACGCGATTGCGCGCGAACTGATCGAGCGCGATCTGGTCGATCATCGTTTCATCGGCGCGCACACGGACGGATTCGCTCAAATGCGGGAAGCGGCGATGCAGCGGTCCGTTGCCGAAGCTGCCGCGATTTGCGATGTTCCGGAGCGCGACATCCGGACCGCGGCGCACTGGATCGGCGAAGCGCGCGCGTTTCAAACCTGGTGGGCGATGGGGCTGAACCAGAGCGTCGCGGGCGTGGACAAAAACCTTGCGCTTATCAATCTGTCGCTCGTCACCGGCCAGATCGGCAAGCCCGGCGCGGGCCCGCTTTCTCTGACCGGACAACCGAACGCGATGGGCGGGCGCGAAGTGGGAGGCCTCGCGACGCTGCTTGCCGCCCATCGCGATCTGGCGAATCCAGCGCATCGCGACGAGATCGCACGCTACTGGGGTGTCGAGCGGATATCGGACAAGCCGGGTCTGACGGCAACCGAAATGTTCGCCGCTCTCGAAGCGGGCACGATGCGCGCAGTGTGGATCGTCTGCACGAACCCCGCGGTTTCTATGCCGGACATTGCGCGGATCGAGCGCGCATTGCGCGCGGCCCGCTTCGTGGTGGTCCAAGAGATTTCGTCGCGGTCCGATACCACCGCATACGCGGACGTGTTGCTCCCCGCCGCGGGATGGCTTGAGAAGCCCGGTGTGATGACGAACTCCGAACGCCGCGTAACGCTCGTGGAGAAGCTTGTCGAGCCGCCGGGCGAGGCGCTCCCCGACACCGAGATTCTCTGCCGTTTCGCCGCGAAGATGGGATGGGGTTCCGCATTTAGTTACGGGTCGCCTGAGGACATCTTTATCGAACATCGCGAGCTGACGCGCGGCACGCGCATCGATATCGGCGGGATCAGTTACGAGCGCCTTCGCAAGGAAGGCAGTGTCCAGTGGCCATGTCCGTGCGCGGACCACCCGGGCACCGCGCGGTTGTTCGAGGATGGCCGCTTCGCAACGCCGAACCAAAAGGCGCGATTGCACGGCGTTACCTATTCCGAGCCCGCGGAAGCAACTTCGGCGGAACATCCGTTTGTACTCACGACCGGACGGTTGCGCGAACAGTGGCACACGATGACGCGCACGGGAAAAGTGAACCGTCTGCTGCAACACGAAAGCGCGCCGTTCGCGGAAATGCATCCGGACGACGCAAAGGCCTTCGGAATCGCGGATGGCGCAACGGCGCGAATCGCGAACGAGCGCGGCGAGGTTGCCGTTCAAGTTCGTTGTGTAGACAGTATCAAGCGCGGCACGGTATTCCTTCCGATGCACTGGAGCAACGGAACGGGCGCGGGCGGAGCGCGTACGAACTTGCTGACGAACTCGGCGGTCGATGCGCGATCGAAACAACCCGGTTTCAAGTACGCGGCGGTCCGTGTCGAGCCGGTCGTCATGCCCGCGCGGCGAATCGTCGTGATCGGCGCGGGTGCAGGCGCGCTGCAATTCGTGTCTTCGTACCGAAAGCGAAACGGAATCGATTCGATTATCGTCTTTGGTAACGAGAACGCGGGCTTCTACGACCGCATCCAGTTACCCTCCTACATTACCGGCGAGAAAGTTTGGGGCCAGCTTGTCACCTGTGGCGACGACGAACTCCGAGCGCGGCGTATCGAGTTCAAGCCCGGGAGCGCGATCACGGAAATCGTGCGGGATGAGCGCCGCGTGGTCGATGCACAGGGAAACAGTTACGCATACGACGCGTTGGTTATCGCAACGGGCAGCAGTGCCGCGACGCCGGACAAGGCGACAGCGAACCTTGGTGGTGTGTTCACGTTGCGAAACCGCGCGGACGCAGACGCGATCCACCGCCATGCCCGCGCAAGCAAGCGCGCGGTCATCGTTGGGGGCGGTCTGCTCGGCATCGAGCTTGCCGTTGCGCTGCGCGCGCTTGGCCTCGGTGTGACGCTGCTGCATCGATCATCGCGGCTCATGGGGGGACAGTTGGACGACACGGCCGCCGGGTTGTTGCTGCAAGAGCTGTCCGCGCGCGGCGTCGAAGTGGTGCTGCAAGAGACAGTCGCGCACACGCACGGAACCGAACGAATTCTCGGTGTCCGCAGCGCGGGCGGCGTGTACTACGCCTGCGATCTGCTCATATACGCCGTGGGGACTTTGCCAAACGATTGGCTCGCGAGGAATGCAGGGATAGTGTGCGGTAATGGCATCGTCGTCGACGATGCGTTGCGCACGAACGATCCAAACGTCTATGCGCTGGGCGAGTGCGCGGAACATCGTGGGCAGCGGTACGGGACCAGTCTCGCCGCGCGGCAGCAGGCGGACGTTGTGGCCGCGCAGTTGGCGGGCGATACGGCGGCGCTTTATACCGGCAGCATTCCGGTACATGTACTCAAGGCGCCGGGCATTCAGGTGGCGTCGGCCGGTTACATGTGCGCGGCGGTGTCCAAGGGCATTGAAGAAATCGTATACCACGATCGCGCAGAGCGGGTCTATATTCGGTGTTTTGTCCGGCAAAACCGCCTGATTGGCGCGTTGCTTGTCGGCGACCTATCCAACCTGCCGCAGTTTTGTGCGTGGATCGAGAGCGGCATCGAACTCGACAGCGAGAGACGAAACGTTCTACGCGCGGGCGCCGGTGTGGCGCGAAACACGGCAAAGGGAAAATTGGTCTGCTCGTGCAATCAGGTTGGCAAAGGCAACATCGACGACGCGCTCGCTTCCGGTTGCCAGACGCTCGAAGAAATCTGCGCGGCGACCGGCGCGGGCACGACGTGCGGGAGTTGCCGGCCCGAGGTGCAATTGCTGGTTACGCAGCGCGCGGTGGCCATAGCATGA
- a CDS encoding response regulator transcription factor: MKVVLVEDHPVVRRGIVQLLHEEEDIRVCGEAEDVVGALEAIGRETPDIVVVDLSLRDSNGLDLLREMRQRFPDLRALVLTMHTEPNYVEKALRLGARGYITKDQADEQIIDALRKVAAGGLYLDPSTNEAVLLRLVDGPKKSMDDQVNELSQRERSVFLLMGQGKNSRDIANRLGLNVKTVETYRRRIRAKLDVSNMSQLTHTAFEFVQEHKNV; this comes from the coding sequence ATGAAAGTTGTGCTCGTCGAAGACCATCCCGTCGTGCGGCGGGGCATTGTGCAACTGCTGCACGAAGAGGAAGACATTCGCGTGTGCGGCGAAGCGGAAGACGTTGTCGGAGCGCTCGAGGCCATCGGACGCGAGACACCGGACATAGTCGTCGTCGATTTAAGCCTGCGCGACTCGAACGGCCTCGATCTCTTGCGGGAAATGAGGCAGCGCTTTCCCGATCTGCGCGCGCTGGTGCTTACGATGCATACCGAACCGAACTACGTGGAAAAGGCGCTGCGCCTCGGCGCACGAGGGTATATCACGAAAGACCAGGCCGACGAACAGATCATCGACGCTTTGCGCAAGGTCGCGGCGGGCGGACTGTACCTCGACCCGTCCACCAACGAAGCGGTGTTGCTGCGGTTGGTCGACGGACCCAAGAAGAGCATGGACGATCAGGTCAACGAATTGAGTCAGCGCGAACGATCGGTCTTCCTTCTAATGGGCCAGGGCAAGAATTCGCGGGACATCGCGAACCGCCTCGGTCTCAACGTGAAAACCGTCGAAACGTACCGCCGGCGAATCCGCGCCAAGCTTGACGTGTCCAACATGAGCCAGTTGACGCATACGGCGTTCGAATTCGTGCAGGAGCACAAAAACGTCTGA
- a CDS encoding rubredoxin domain-containing protein translates to MTNPGGGLRYCTRGGVISMAELRLLAEAAVSQGDGRIYATGRQEFIVRGVPAARAATLLGRPSVDRLHTTVSPVKNVVSTAPVAGMAGTLDWLTMGVFTELLDRIPRAYPHTVSLADPIQPYLPALCGTINFAACAQRDFWRLHVTDPEGSNNFTLAGAVRSRDLPRVCADISSFLDRHGPPGTDSWARTLDALLEPFRVGVHEPTRDQQFFRMPPGSIVIPFDAEGLPGNFVIDVCLWSATLQHNVQFGLTPWRTLLISGLSDACTTALRRMMLGARVGECTGSWRTFCFDTTFGAGIAGNALRELERAIPMCSGAALCFANDQSFPASAHIVIRPSRARRARLRRERYDILRRDAGGPPASRWTCVKNGVRPGDVAQVIVSALAGVPQDDPSAASNAPETRTAARRLSHECVACLTEYSAHYGDVQAGVKAGTAFENLPESWVCPVCGGPKSHFKEKNAA, encoded by the coding sequence ATGACGAACCCGGGCGGCGGGCTGCGGTACTGCACGCGGGGCGGCGTCATCTCGATGGCGGAGTTGCGTTTGCTCGCAGAGGCCGCCGTATCGCAAGGCGACGGCCGGATATACGCCACCGGTCGACAGGAGTTCATTGTGCGCGGGGTCCCCGCCGCGCGCGCGGCGACCTTGCTGGGCCGACCCTCTGTCGATCGGCTTCACACCACGGTCTCGCCCGTCAAGAACGTTGTATCCACGGCGCCGGTTGCAGGAATGGCGGGCACACTCGATTGGCTGACGATGGGCGTCTTTACGGAACTGCTCGATCGAATTCCCCGCGCCTATCCACACACCGTATCGCTGGCGGACCCCATCCAGCCCTACCTGCCCGCACTGTGTGGAACGATCAACTTTGCTGCGTGCGCGCAACGCGATTTCTGGCGGCTTCATGTCACCGATCCCGAGGGCAGCAACAACTTCACCTTGGCTGGCGCCGTTCGGTCGCGCGATTTGCCACGCGTCTGTGCGGACATTTCGTCGTTTCTCGATCGGCACGGCCCGCCCGGGACCGATTCATGGGCGCGTACGCTCGATGCACTGCTGGAACCGTTTCGGGTGGGTGTTCACGAGCCGACGCGCGACCAACAGTTTTTCCGCATGCCGCCTGGTTCGATAGTCATTCCGTTCGACGCGGAGGGACTTCCAGGCAATTTCGTGATTGACGTTTGTTTATGGTCGGCAACACTGCAACACAATGTGCAGTTCGGTCTCACGCCCTGGAGAACTCTGCTGATCTCCGGCCTATCCGACGCCTGCACGACGGCCCTGCGCCGAATGATGCTCGGCGCGCGGGTGGGCGAGTGCACCGGCTCGTGGCGTACGTTTTGTTTCGATACGACATTTGGGGCGGGAATTGCCGGCAACGCGTTGCGCGAACTCGAGCGGGCAATTCCGATGTGCAGCGGCGCCGCCCTGTGCTTCGCGAATGATCAATCGTTCCCCGCCAGCGCTCATATCGTCATCCGGCCATCTCGCGCTCGGCGCGCGCGTCTCAGGCGGGAGCGATACGATATTCTGCGGCGCGACGCGGGCGGGCCGCCTGCATCGCGGTGGACTTGCGTGAAGAACGGCGTTCGGCCGGGCGACGTTGCGCAGGTTATCGTTTCGGCGCTGGCGGGTGTCCCGCAGGACGATCCATCGGCAGCGTCGAACGCGCCGGAGACGCGGACCGCGGCGCGCAGGCTTTCTCACGAATGCGTGGCCTGCTTAACCGAATACAGCGCCCATTATGGCGATGTTCAAGCAGGGGTGAAGGCGGGCACCGCGTTCGAGAACCTTCCGGAGTCGTGGGTGTGCCCGGTGTGCGGTGGGCCCAAATCACACTTCAAAGAGAAGAACGCCGCGTGA